The genomic segment GCCCTGCCAGGGGCAGGCAAAACTTGGACGAGGGGGGACACAAGGTAGCCCCACGACAGGTCCAGGCTCCGGCGGGCCCCCACAGCTCTGCGGGATCCTGTCGGGGGCGCGTCGCCCCCTGCCGTGTCACGACCCCCATCGTGACTATCCCCGTCGTGCCCTTCTGggccctgctgtggctgcagagccCCGTCACCACTCGCGACGCCGTGTCGCCACCCGCCCTGTCGCAACTTGCCCTGCCTTGTCGTTCGCCCCTCCCTCTCAGGGCCCTGTCACGACTTCTCCCGCCGCTGACACAGCCCTGTCGTGCCCGCGCCCTGTCACGACCCGCGCCCTGTCACGACCCGCAGGGTGCTGCCGCGACCGGTCAACTCAGACGGGCCGAGCCCTGACAGAGCCCTGCCACTCGACGGCTACCCCCGGTCCCGGCCCGCTCCCACCTTTCTTCACCTTCAGCTGCATCTCGGGCTCCTccatcccgccccgccgccgccgcttccgctTCCGCCGGCGTCCGCCAAACCCGCCCCGGCCGGAAACGTCCTCGCCCCCGCCCCGCAAACGGCCCCGGGCGGAAACACGGCCCCGGGCGGAAACACCGCCCCAGCACGATCGTTCCGCGTCagccctcccaccctcccctcaAGCGTCTCCCGCCTCCCCGGACTGCCCCCCCCTACCCCGAGGCCGGGCCCATACCCCGGGTGGGCCTCGGGGATGCCCCGGGGCGACCTTCCCCCGGGCGGTCCACTGCGACCCCGCTACGcggagccagcccagccccggggggctggTGTTAAAAAGCCCGCCATCGCCCCTTTCTTCATGGATGCCCCCCCCCGCGGTCGGTGCGTGGAGGCCTTGGGCGAGAGAAGGCCttgggcgggcgatggcctcggTCACCCAGCACTGGACACCCCAGGACCCCCTGGTGCTGTATGGGGCGGTGGGGATGTCACCTCACTGTGAGGCCCGGGGTCTCCCCCCCCGGCCACGTTGACCCCCCCCATCTGCCAGACATTTGTCCCCTCACAGCCCCACCATGGTGCCATGGGCTGGAGCGCTCCCACCCTCAGGCCCTGGGTGGCCGGAGCCGCTCTCCTCAGGCGGGAGCAGGACGTGGGGCCCCGTGTGGGACAAGGGACAAATGGTGGggggtgggtgccccccccaAGTCAGTGGGGACCCGCTGCCCCATGGCCACTGCCATGGCCACCGCGTCCCCGCCACCATCCCAGGAGAGGGACTGTCGCTTTAACGGCAGGCTTTCCGCCTCGTCCGGCCTCCATGCCGTCACCGGGCAGGTGGAGCTGGACCGGGGGCCCCCACGGTGCCCCCCAGCCCGGCTGGGCCCCACCAGGCCGGAGGAAGGGGAAGTGCTGGCACGGGGGGGGGCCTGCGCCGGAGGATGCCGCGGGTGAGCCCAGACTCCTCACCGGGGAACAGCGGCTTGGCCTGAGCCGGGACAGGCCCCACCGGCCAGCCCGGGGACGGCGAGGCGGGCAGGGATGGCTGGGGACGGCAGTGGGGTgcctggggagaaggggggggtttccctcccaccagccctggCTTGGTCCTGCTGCGAGCGGGAAGGCGGCCATGCTCGGATGAGCCGTACGGAGACGGTCGCGGTGCAGCTTCACAACGCTGCCGCCACGGGAGCTTTTGTCCGCAGGGGGGCACGGGATTCTGGCCAGGGAGGGCAAGCGGGACCCCAGACTGTGCTGCCGGCACAGCAGAGTTTGGTGGCCGCAAGCCCTTTGTGCTTGGGAACTCGGCAGCCTCCCCCCACCACAGCTTCCCTCTCCGTCCTGGGAGATGTCCCCgctttttcccccttcctacCGCCTTGTTGTGTGGCAGCTGCCCCATGGAAAGTGAAGAAGGTGGCCCTCGTCTTGTGGAGACCCCCCCGAACACCAGGGATGCCCAGGAGCTCCGGAAAAAGGGTGAAAAAGGAGCCAAGGGAGCATCAGCCACAGAGGAGCTGTCTGGGAccggggacacaggggacagtGGTGCCCCCCTGGGGCATCTGCAGCCGGAGCAGGACATGCCACACTTGGAGCATGGGGACGGTGAGTGCTGGGGGTGACAGGGTGGTGGTAGCTGACTCAGGGCATACGCGGACCCGGGATCCTGTAGTGTCTGTCCCCCTGTAAACCAGGATCATCGTGCCCTCCTCCCTGGGGTCCACATGGGGTGCTCGCTGTGCCGGTTGGGTCCCATTCTGCTGCACGTGGAGCCCAGCCTGCTCCCCAGCGAGTGGCACAAAGGTCCCTAATGGCCACCCTGGTTTTGCAGGTGGAACAGACGCTCTCCCGAAGCCCTCGGCTGCCTCGATGGACAAGCAGAGGAGCACCGAGCTCTCGGCCCTCGACAGTGAGTGTTGCAGAGCCTGGTGCTCGCAGATGCTCAGGCGCAGCCCCAGTGGGAGACAGGCGTGGGAGAGGTCATCTGGATCACTCATCCCACAAAAGCAGCTAGAAAAAAGTCTTTTGCTGCTGCCGGTCCCTCCCATAACGTGTCAAGGCCAAGTCCAAATCCAGACCTTGCTGATGACTCATGGCAGCAGTGAGAGGTCGCTGCAGCTCCATGCAGTGGAACCAGAGATGGCAAACTCTTTCCGTCTACTTTCCTGATTAAACTGCAAATCACTTGTTGAAAAAACATTCAAAGTGGAGCTCTTCAAGGGTAGGAAATACAAGGATGAACTTGAGTGCATCCCCCAGGCTGTCCTCTGCAGTATATCGTGTGCAATTATGCCATTAATGCCACATCCCTGCCTCCCGTGGTGCCCCAGATGGACCCTGCCCACCCTTGGGCAGCTGTTGGGGCTGGTTTATCTTCCCTCCTCAGCTGTCGGTCCCTGCACACCAGTCAAACCTCAGTCTCCAGGCTCATTACTTGCAAGggaataattcctttttttcaggaTTCAGTTTTTGCCAGGGACAGGAGGGACCTGTGTCAGATAAGGCGCGTGAGACCTGAGCTTTCCTGAAGCTCTTGGCCTCAAGTCAGTGTCGTTCCTCCCTGTGCCCGGAGGAGACGTGCCCTgactctctcctctccctggaacaggcttcccccTGAAGCACTCGAACACGCTGACGAACAGGCAGCGAGGCAACGAGGTCTCAGCCCTGCCAGCCACGCTGGACAGTGAGTATCACCGGGCAGAGCGGGCTGCGCATCCCAGACCGTGGGTGCAGATGGGGTGTagagggagcagagggacagaggggCTGGAGCCTCCCTCCGTCTCCTGCTGCCACGCTGTTCAGCGTCCTCCAGGATGGCCTCAGGCGTCGCCCTGCAGTGCTGTTGCTCTCAGCACCCGCCGTGGCTGGCTGTCCCTGCCGCGGTACGGCGGGAGGGTGTTAGTTACCCATTGGGGTTTTGCGGCtcagccaggggctgcccagtCGCCACCACCCCAGACTTGCAGGGACCCACCTACAGAGAGTGGGTGCCGAGCTGGGGAAAGTTTGTCCTGATGGGTGAATTCTTTCTGTCCCCCAGCGTTGTCCATCCACCAGCTTGCTGCCCAAGGAGAGCTCAGCCAGCTGAAAGAGCACCTTCGGAAAGGTACCCGTCTCTTCCTTTGGATTCTTGCCCTAGATCCCGCAGAGTCCTGCCAGGTCATAGCATGCCTTTTGATAAACCCTTGGCTTAGTTTGACAGCCTTTGTTGGGTTTCCTGGGGAGATAGGGAGCGGAGGGGGCTTTAGCCTTCCTGTTTACGTCTCATCCTTGTTTGCGCAGGGGAGAACTTGGTAAATAAACCCGATGAGAGAGGTTTCACGCCGCTGATCTGGGCTGCGGCCTTCGGAGAGATCGAAACGGTCCGTCACCTTCTGGAATGGGTAAGGCCACACTCACGCAGCACCTCGTTAACAGGAGACTTCCCGTCTCCGACCCCGGTGGCTGCCAAATTGTCCGGCACCGTCCTGGTACCGTCTCAGCCGACCTTTCCCGTGGCACCAAACAGGACACGTTTGCAGAACTAATGGCTCAGACGCTGTCGGATGCTACTCCCCGTTGGGCTGTGAGCTAAGTCAGAAGCATGAAGAGCCTTATCTCCCAGCTAGCAATAACTGTTTGTAATTAAATATCTGCTTATTGGTAATTTGAGATCAGGCTTATCACTTGGGCCCTGTAATCCGCCAGCAAATGTGCTCGCCGAGGTATCGTTGCAGTTAATGAACTCATTGCTGCATCGTCCTTGAGTGCTGGGCTTGCAGTCGAGGACTGTCTGGGGGTGAGCAGGAACCGGATCCTACGGATCAAGCTGCTCCCCAAAGCTCAGTCCCACATCCACGTGTGGCCAACGACCAGCGAGCGCTCGCGCCACATAAGCACGGGCTCCGTTACTGTATTAGCAGCAAAATTGCAATGCATTACCAGAGAGACAAACAGAACCCAAAATAAATGAGGTGATACATTGATAAAGGCTATAATGAAGTCCGGGACAGGTCCGtggtgggcagggctggaggaccAGGAGGTTTTCTAGGTAAATGAGCAACAAAAGAGACGGTGGATACCGTACAGATGTCTGGACAGGGCAGGTAACAGTGTTATAGTGATGGGGGAAAGGGCTGAGTAACAGGAACCGTCAGGCTTAGTTTACTGACACTGGAGAATGGCTTTTACGTCCTCACCCGACATGTTCGATGATGATTAAAATATGCCCAGTAAGGACTTTGGTAAGGAGAGGTCCCTGGGAATGTGTGAGCCATCTCTGCCCTAAGAGGCCGTCGGGACCTGGCTCCATGATCAGCCCCCCTGGGGTacccagcagagctgtgccgAGTGCCGCAGGTCTCAGCAGGGCTCCCGTCGCCCGTCGGGGCTAATGCCTGTGCCGTCCCCAGGGTGCTGACCCCCACGCGCTGGCGAAGGAGCGGGAGAGCGCCCTGTCCCTGGCCAGCATGGGCGGCTACACCGACATCGTCATCATGCTGCTGGAGAGGAACGTGGACATCAACATCTACGACTGGGTGAGTGCCGCCGGGCCCAGGCTGCTGCGGGGACTGTGCCAGCGCTGGGAGCGACACCAAGCTCCGGACGGGGCTCCAcaaagctcatttttaaaaagcagcagcgaGTTCACATCGTGAAGTGGGCTGAGTTAGCAGCAATGCCTCTCTCTTAGATGCCTCCCAGGCTCGCAGCGCTCGTTTGCCTGCTCATGCAGTTGTTCCGAGAAATTAATCTggataataattttaaatggtttCCTCAGTTGTTCACACTGGTGACGTTACCAGCCACGAGGAAAGAGCGCTCAGAACTTAAGGTTGTCTTTAAAATTACTCAATTCAAAAGTTATCGTATTGCATACGGAGAATAAAACCTGCGCAGAGCCGCTCTGCGAGAAAACACCCAGCCCGGAGCTGGGAGAAGGTGGAAAGGGGATCCCAGTGGGACGGGGACCTGCTGCTCCGGGAGAAGTCGGAGTTTGTCATCACAGCCCCGCGTGAGGCAGGCAATGACAcagccccttccctttccctgcagaaCGGCGGCACTCCTCTGCTCTACGCCGTGCGTGGCAATCACGTCAAGTGTGTCGAGGCCCTACTAGGTAACGGGGAAGATCTGCACTTAGTCCTTGGCCTCAAATCGCTGCTTGTTGGTAACCGCCTCGGGGAGAGAGCGTGACACGCCCTGGGGGGAGAAACAGAGCAGCCTGGGGGTGTCACGGGGGGCTGCCCAGCCTGGACAGGCACCTTTTGGGGGTCCCCTCACCCTGTGCCTGACCCAGAGGGGATGCCGCGTTGGCAGGGGAGCACCGTGCCCTGATCTCCACTGCCTGCTTGCAGCTCGCGGCGCCGACCTGACGACGGAGGCAGATTCTGGCTACACCCCGATGGATTTGGCTGTGGCCCTGGGACACAAGAAAGGCAAGTGtcccctctgtgcctggcaaggagccctgccttccctccccggAAAGCTTCCAGGCAATTCCCAGCTTCCAGCCTTGCTTGGAGCCTTTTTTGACCTTCCACCACAGCTCCCCAGTCTGCCATGCAGAGAAAACCGAGCCAGAGAAATCAAGACGGGtcttgttccctttgctcccCCTCCAAATCAGAGCTGTGCTGGAGACAGGGCTGGCCCAGGGCGGATGGGGACAGGCCCCTGGAGAAAGGGGTTTTCCAGCCTCCCGCTGGAAAACGGGAGGAAAATGGTGACTGGGTCCTGCCCACAGCGGTACTGGCTTCTCACAGGCTTGGCCTCCCTGGGCTTTACCTCTCTCCCCTCCGTTAGTCCAACAGGTTATCGAAAATCACATCCTCAAGCTATTTCTGAAAAAGGAGGCGGAGTGACACGGCAGCTTGTTCTGCGCTGCTGCAGCACCAGCGCGTCTCCCGGCCGACGCAGGGCTCTCCTCTGGGACCAACGCCGGCCCGAAACGGGCAGCGGTGCGATGCCTCAAGCAAGGAGCACGGGGAGGAGGCTGGGAACTGCCTGCCCTCGGTGGGTCTGTGCCTCTCCCGGCAGGTGGCGCGGCCACGGTGCCTCGCGCCCCGGGACACTCATTCCTCAGGGCAGCTGCATTTCTGCCCTGTCCAGGCTCGGCTGCTTCACGCGTGTGTGCATTCAGGTGTTACACTGCTGGAAGTAAACTCTAAAGCAGCCGTGTGGAGCCCTGTCCAAGTGCCTCAGTTTGTCACAGCTGCCCAATCCCAGTACCATCTACTGGGGAACTGAGGGGAACTGGGCCAACCAACCTCCTCAAGGCCTGGACCCCCCCCAGTGCCCTGGTATTCCTTTCcagagctgtctctctgaagAGGGAAGCTCCCTCTTGCGCTCATAAAGTTCACGCAGTGCTATAACCAGCCAGGGAGATATCCATAGGCAGGAGCAAAACCCTGAAGGAAGCATCACCCTGCCAGCCAGGAACGCAGCACGGCTCCGGCCGACGCTGCGACCCCGAGCTGTAGCCCTGCGAGGCCACCAACAGCCACTCCGAGAAGTTCCGGGGTGGTTAGCAAAGGTGAGAGTGAGCCAGAGCCCACAGCACGCGGAGGTGGCACTTCTCCTCTCGCCCCCGCAAGCCACACGCTGGCACGGCCACGACAAACCCCAGAGGGCTCGGTCCCGGGGTGCCACTTGCCCATGGAGCAGCCGAGAAGGCGCGAGGACACCATTTATTTGGCCGGTTACACAGGCTGCGTCCCACCAAAAGCTCAGAAGTCCAGCACGTGGATCTCTGCGCTAGCGTCCCTCTGTCACTGCCATCCCGTGGGGCGGGGGTCCCCTctcagcaccctggggtgcagctGGGGGCATCACGTCCCCTCTGGCAGGGTTTGCTGTCCCGTTTCCCCCCACGCAGCAGAGCCCCCCTGGGGGAacgcgggcgatggggcagcagccccccactgTCCCTCGCCGCTGCCCTAGAGCCTCTCGCCCAGCACCCCGAGGTGGTACACCACGATCCTCCCGAAGAAGTCCGTGCTGTTCTCAAAGGTGATCTTCAGCTTATCCAGCACCGTCTCCTCCACCTGGAATCTGTGCGGGGCtcgtaaaggaaaaaaatagtcgGGGACACACCAGGACACATGGGAGACCTGCTCCGAGGGGGCACGCGTGGGGCTCGCACCCCGGCGTACCGCGGCTGGTGGTGTCTGGATTTGCTCCCGTTCTGCCGAGTTGCTTTAGCGGTAGCAAAGTGCCAAGAGCACCCGCAGGTCCGTCGTTTAAATCATAGCTCTGCCATCGCCCCCCGTGTCCCTCCGCAGCCGCGGGTGGCTCTGAAAACGCCCCCGCCGAGCCCTTCGACCCGGCCCACAACGCGGCAAAGGATATCTGCATGGCGTGGGTGTCCTCGGGGTACAGGTCGGAGATTTTCACCAGTTcttcccctgctctgcagcctgcgGAGGGCGAGGGTGGAGGCAGCCGCGGGAAGCTCGGGTGCTGGGGGAGCCTCCGCTGCCCCCAAAACTCCTCCCCGCGATGGCTccgctgcggggccgggagcaGTGGGCCGTCTAACGGACCCAGTTCCCATCTGCACCCAAACTGTCCCAGAGAACCCCAGGTCCTCGCTATTCACCCCGCTCTGCTCCATcccacagcctcagcccctctcGGGTTTTGGGAATGGCTGACAAAGACCTCTGGGCCCCACAAGGAGCAGCTGTGGGTAAACTGAGGCAGAGGGACCCCCATTCCGCCCCCAACCAGCTCCTCACCTTCCAGCATGCAAAGCCGGCTGGAGAATCCCCCCTGGAACTGGATGTGGAGCTGTGAGACCTTGACGGTGCGGGGGAAATCCAGGGTGACCCACTGGCACGTGCCCTGAAGGCAGGAACGACACCGGGGCTCCGTCAGCGGGGTGTTCACCGTGTGCCCGGCTCCCGTCCCCCCCGTGCGTGGCTCCTGTCCCACCCCTCTGGCTGTCCCTGTCCTCGTCCCCGCTACCTGGTCCGAGTTCCAGCACGTCTCCTCGCTCGCGTCGAACATGTGCTTCTTCCCAAACTGCTTCACGTCCCGGTTGAGCACAGAGCTCACCCTGCAGGGACACGCGCCACCATCCCGGGGACACGACGGGGACAGCGTCAGTGACGGGACTTGAGTCTCCCACAGGGCCAGGGGACAGCGTGCGGCACCCAGGAGGGGGACCCGCCGGGGTGGTGGCCGCTGGGACTCACCGCGTGGCCGTGTCGGCGCAGATCAGGGGCTCCACGGGCATCGCTGCCTGCGGAGAGACGGGGTCAGCGAGGGGCAAAAACGGGGACACCCAGCAGCCACGGGGACTCCTGGGCAGCATTGGGGACCCTTGAGCACCA from the Rissa tridactyla isolate bRisTri1 chromosome 22, bRisTri1.patW.cur.20221130, whole genome shotgun sequence genome contains:
- the NR2C2AP gene encoding nuclear receptor 2C2-associated protein, yielding MPVEPLICADTATRVSSVLNRDVKQFGKKHMFDASEETCWNSDQGTCQWVTLDFPRTVKVSQLHIQFQGGFSSRLCMLEGCRAGEELVKISDLYPEDTHAMQRFQVEETVLDKLKITFENSTDFFGRIVVYHLGVLGERL
- the RFXANK gene encoding DNA-binding protein RFXANK; amino-acid sequence: MATAMATASPPPSQERDCRFNGRLSASSGLHAVTGQVELDRGPPRCPPARLGPTRPEEGEVLARGGACAGGCRGCPMESEEGGPRLVETPPNTRDAQELRKKGEKGAKGASATEELSGTGDTGDSGAPLGHLQPEQDMPHLEHGDGGTDALPKPSAASMDKQRSTELSALDSFPLKHSNTLTNRQRGNEVSALPATLDTLSIHQLAAQGELSQLKEHLRKGENLVNKPDERGFTPLIWAAAFGEIETVRHLLEWGADPHALAKERESALSLASMGGYTDIVIMLLERNVDINIYDWNGGTPLLYAVRGNHVKCVEALLARGADLTTEADSGYTPMDLAVALGHKKVQQVIENHILKLFLKKEAE